One Dysidea avara chromosome 7, odDysAvar1.4, whole genome shotgun sequence genomic region harbors:
- the LOC136260981 gene encoding poly(ADP-ribose) glycohydrolase-like isoform X2 has translation MTSTMKTASRQAIRRRQFKKKLSKFKSGKITLSRQQVCTLMALAFFNAFDVQGPTFNHFSLLNILTISNARSQRSKMLCLFQYFSRLMEAEKKDKDFMNMQLSFERLVLRSAPDWSNSDQPMGVLLSCSGLIEDNHEALQADFANKFIGGGVLTLGNVQEEIRFVISPECLVSLLLFEEMEPNEAILITGAERFSTYSGYGNTFEYTGPFVDSNPVDSEQRRCVNIVAMDAIVAGYGGDEFCPELINRDMNKAFVAFSADTSMDKPENKAPVASGNWGCGAFGGNVELKTLIQWMASTMAGRPLHYHTFSSKELAEQQQEIVKLINEKKVTLGQLYQCVIKMDGKESPFSVVRQTFDNQN, from the exons ATGACTTCCACAATGAAGACGGCATCTCGCCAGGCTATTAGGAGAAGACAATTCAAGAAG aaATTGAGTAAATTCAAAAGTGGCAAGATAACTCTCAGCCGTCAACAAGTCTGCACACTAATGGCTCTTGCCTTCTTCAATGCTTTTGATGTGCAAGGACCGACATTTAACCATTTCAGTCTTCTGAATATTCTCACCATCAGCAATGCTAGGAGCCAACGCTCAAAAATGCTTTGTCTCTTTCAGTATTTTTCAAGGCTAATGGAGGCGGAAAAGAAAGACAAAGATTTCATGAACATGCAACTATCATTTGAACGGCTTGTTTTGAGAAGTGCACCTGACTGGTCCAACAGTGACCAACCGATGGGAGTCCTCCTGTCTTGTAGTGGTCTGATTGAAGATAACCATGAAGCATTGCAGGCTGATTTTGCTAACAAGTTTATCGGTGGAGGTGTTCTCACTCTAGGAAATGTTCAA GAAGAGATTCGATTTGTGATAAGTCCAGAGTGTCTTGTTTCTTTGTTGCTATTTGAAGAGATGGAACCAAATGAAGCTATTCTTATTACAGGAGCAGAACGGTTTTCTACCTACTCTGGTTATGGTAATACATTTGAATACACTGGTCCTTTTGTGGACTCCAATCCCGTTGATAGTGAGCAAAGACGATGTGTCAACATTGTAGCAATGGATGCCATTGTTGCTGGTTATGGCGGTGATGAATTTTGCCCAGAGCTTATCAATAGAGACATGAACAAGGCATTTGTAGCATTTTCTGCTGACACATCAATGGATAAGCCAGAGAACAAAGCTCCTGTTGCTAGTGGTAACTGGGGCTGTGGAGCTTTTGGTGGTAACGTGGAGCTGAAGACGTTGATCCAATGGATGGCTTCTACCATGGCTGGCAGACCACTACACTATCACACATTCAGCAGCAAAGAATTGGCAGAACAGCAACAAGAAATTGTGAAGCTAATAAATGAAAAGAAAGTTACTTTGGGACAGCTGTACCAGTGTGTCATTAAGATGGATGGTAAGGAGAGCCCCTTCTCTGTAGTACGACAAACCTTTGACAATCAGAATTAA
- the LOC136260973 gene encoding molybdenum cofactor sulfurase-like: MQNSEYNDYIAALREEEFPTLTGVTYLDHAGTTLYCQSQLEAYHKELTTSLFGNPHSRSDSSQLTSNAVEETRNLTLSHFNTDNDTYSVVFTAGATASLKLLAETFAWKKTVKSKNHFIYVGDNIDENNKVVGHNESVFCYLEDDHTSVLGMREVAIEKGASVVCFREQDIINCDTLYTRPTDPVCHLFAFPAQSNFSGRKYPLEWVNSVSSGKAFLKGMEWLLGTGEVTVLLDAASLVSTSPLDLTAYPADFVAISFYKMFGFPTGLGALLVRNDRADLLQKSYFGGGTVSASISRARFHITRSVLHERLEDGTLAFLDIVALRHGFAALHRLGRSMESISHHTFLLAQATYKELARLEHYNGCPVCVLYHTTDFSDASVQGPIVNFNLTSSAGAIIGFSEVDKLATVWKIHFRTGCFCNTGACQLTLGLTHNQLMTHIKAGHVCGDTMDLIEGIPTGSIRVSFGYMSTIDDVQKLISFVRECFLEKQPVITELDPVLSTSSNPVNMSGDMTDEFSTISSGTSVTVLSAGSHFSDVVLENIILYPVKSCGCFQVSRWPIGDKGLLYDRDWMIIKPSGNCLTQKEEPKLCLILPQLDLNEATLALTAAGHSPLIVPIEPSTEYEELLTRVCSDRMKGIDCGEKAAQWINHVLIGNKNYRLVRQHPAANRTDSSHQQLSYTNQAQFLAVSTSSLELLCQTMNKDKPVHLWSVGSAMIRFRPNLVFSGRPPFDEDNWEEIHLNKCKFGVTGKCTRCQMICVDPLSGERNTQPLVTLRQLRHPSKVTFGIYLALT, from the exons ATGCAGAATAGCGAATATAACGATTATATAGCTGCCTTAAGAGAGGAAGAGTTTCCTACGCTTACAG GGGTGACATATTTAGACCATGCTGGAACAACATTGTACTGTCAGAGTCAGTTAGAGGCCTACCACAAGGAGTTGACTACTAGCTTATTTGGTAATCCTCACAGTCGTAGTGATAGTAGCCAACTGACCAGCAATGCTGTCGAGGAGACACGTAACTTAACACTGAGCCATTTCAACACTGACAATGATACCTACTCTGTTGTCTTCACAGCTGGTGCTACTGCATCACTTAAGCTACTAGCTGAGACATTTGCTTGGAAAAAGACAGTTAAGAGTAAAAATCACTTCATTTATGTGGGGGACAATATTGATGAGAATAATAAGGTGGTGGGCCATAATGAAAGTGTTTTCTGCTACCTGGAAGATGATCACACTTCTGTACTTGGAATGAGAGAGGTGGCCATTGAGAAAGGAGCTAGTGTGGTGTGTTTTAGGGAACAAGATATTATAAATTGTGATACATTGTATACGAGACCTACTGATCCAGTATGTCACTTGTTTGCTTTTCCAGCACAGTCAAATTTTTCGGGAAGAAAGTACCCCTTGGAATGGGTGAACAGTGTTTCATCTGGGAAGGCTTTCCTAAAGGGTATGGAATGGCTACTAGGAACTGGTGAAGTGACGGTTCTGTTAGATGCTGCTTCGTTGGTGTCCACTAGTCCATTAGACCTTACCGCTTATCCTGCTGATTTTGTTGCGATCTCATTCTACAAAATGTTTGGGTTTCCAACTGGTCTTGGTGCCTTGCTGGTCAGAAATGATCGGGCTGATTTACTGCAGAAAAGTTACTTTGGAGGCGGGACAGTTTCTGCTTCGATTAGTAGAGCAAGATTTCACATCACCAGATCAGTGTTACATGAAAG GTTGGAAGATGGAACTCTGGCTTTCCTGGATATAGTAGCATTAAGGCATGGTTTTGCTGCTCTGCATAGACTGGGACGCAGCATGGAGTCAATATCTCATCACACATTTTTGCTAGCTCAAGCCACGTACAAGGAGCTAGCAAGACTAGAGCACTACAATGGCTGTCCAGTGTGTGTACTCTACCACACAACAGACTTCAGTGATGCTAGTGTACAGGGACCCATTGTCAACTTCAACCTCACAAGTTCAGCTGGAGCCATAATAGGCTTTAGTGAG GTTGATAAGTTGGCTACAGTTTGGAAGATACATTTCAGGACAGGCTGTTTCTGCAACACTGGGGCTTGCCAACTGACTCTCGGCCTCACGCACAACCAACTTATGACTCATATCAAG GCTGGTCATGTTTGTGGTGACACTATGGACTTGATTGAAGGGATTCCTACTGGCTCAATACGAGTGTCATTTGGATACATGTCCACTATTGATGATGTACAGAAGTTGATAAGTTTTGTTCGTGAATGTTTTCTGGAGAAACAACCAGTCATAACCGAGCTTGACCCTGTCCTATCCACGTCTTCTAATCCAGTCAACATGTCTGGTGACATGACGGATGAATTTAGCACAATATCTTCTGGTACAAGTGTAACTGTGCTATCTGCTGGATCACATTTCAGCGATGTAGTTCTGGAGAACATCATTCTTTATCCAGTTAAAAGTTGCGGATGTTTTCAG GTATCAAGATGGCCAATCGGAGATAAAGGACTCTTGTATGATCGTGACTGGATGATAATAAAGCCATCAGGGAATTGTCTCACTCAGAAAGAAGAGCCTAAACTGTGCCTCATTCTGCCCCAGCTTGACTTGAATGAAGCCACCTTAGCACTGACAGCTGCGG GACACTCACCACTCATAGTTCCCATTGAACCATCTACTGAATATGAGGAGTTGCTTACTAGAGTTTGTAGTGATAG AATGAAAGGAATTGACTGTGGAGAGAAAGCAGCCCAGTGGATAAACCATGTACTGATTGGAAACAAGAATTATCGACTTGTAAGGCAACATCCAGCTGCCAACAGAACAG ATTCCAGTCACCAACAACTTTCTTACACTAACCAGGCTCAGTTTCTGGCAGTCTCCACAAGCAGCCTGGAGCTACTATGTCAGACAATGAATAAAGACAAACCA GTCCATTTGTGGTCTGTGGGCAGTGCCATGATCAGATTCAGACCAAATTTAGTATTCTCTGGTAGACCACCCTTTGATGAAGACAACTGGGAGGAGATCCACCTCAACAAGTGCAAGTTTGGG GTAACTGGAAAATGTACAAGATGTCAAATGATATGCGTGGATCCATTGAGCGGTGAGAGAAATACTCAACCTCTAGTAACACTAAGACAGCTAAGACATCCATCAAAG GTG
- the LOC136260981 gene encoding poly(ADP-ribose) glycohydrolase-like isoform X1 produces the protein MGQEASKRKGANETPSAKDKNFVHLPNTIAWWKDFKGFLADVQAVKFLTLDHFAASFAENDPFKEAKELTNLKKACTLSVNSPVNEKELMEEMLPWLAGKALAVEELFVEDGKHGLLKKLSKFKSGKITLSRQQVCTLMALAFFNAFDVQGPTFNHFSLLNILTISNARSQRSKMLCLFQYFSRLMEAEKKDKDFMNMQLSFERLVLRSAPDWSNSDQPMGVLLSCSGLIEDNHEALQADFANKFIGGGVLTLGNVQEEIRFVISPECLVSLLLFEEMEPNEAILITGAERFSTYSGYGNTFEYTGPFVDSNPVDSEQRRCVNIVAMDAIVAGYGGDEFCPELINRDMNKAFVAFSADTSMDKPENKAPVASGNWGCGAFGGNVELKTLIQWMASTMAGRPLHYHTFSSKELAEQQQEIVKLINEKKVTLGQLYQCVIKMDGKESPFSVVRQTFDNQN, from the exons ATGGGTCAAGAAGCCTCGAAAAGAAAAGGTGCTAATGAAACACCTTCAGCCAAGGATAAAAACTTTGTGCATCTGCCAAACACCATTGCGTGGTGGAAAGACTTCAAGGGCTTTCTGGCTGACGTGCAAGCAGTGAAGTTTTTAACACTGGATCACTTTGCTGCGTCATTTGCTGAAAATGATCCTTTCAAGGAGGCCAAGGAGTTGACAAACTTGAAGAAGGCTTGCACACTGAGCGTAAACAGTCCAGTAAATGAGAAGGAACTTATGGAAGAGATGCTTCCATGGTTGGCTGGAAAGGCTTTAGCTGTTGAAGAATTGTTTGTTGAAGATGGAAAGCATGGTTTGCTTAAA aaATTGAGTAAATTCAAAAGTGGCAAGATAACTCTCAGCCGTCAACAAGTCTGCACACTAATGGCTCTTGCCTTCTTCAATGCTTTTGATGTGCAAGGACCGACATTTAACCATTTCAGTCTTCTGAATATTCTCACCATCAGCAATGCTAGGAGCCAACGCTCAAAAATGCTTTGTCTCTTTCAGTATTTTTCAAGGCTAATGGAGGCGGAAAAGAAAGACAAAGATTTCATGAACATGCAACTATCATTTGAACGGCTTGTTTTGAGAAGTGCACCTGACTGGTCCAACAGTGACCAACCGATGGGAGTCCTCCTGTCTTGTAGTGGTCTGATTGAAGATAACCATGAAGCATTGCAGGCTGATTTTGCTAACAAGTTTATCGGTGGAGGTGTTCTCACTCTAGGAAATGTTCAA GAAGAGATTCGATTTGTGATAAGTCCAGAGTGTCTTGTTTCTTTGTTGCTATTTGAAGAGATGGAACCAAATGAAGCTATTCTTATTACAGGAGCAGAACGGTTTTCTACCTACTCTGGTTATGGTAATACATTTGAATACACTGGTCCTTTTGTGGACTCCAATCCCGTTGATAGTGAGCAAAGACGATGTGTCAACATTGTAGCAATGGATGCCATTGTTGCTGGTTATGGCGGTGATGAATTTTGCCCAGAGCTTATCAATAGAGACATGAACAAGGCATTTGTAGCATTTTCTGCTGACACATCAATGGATAAGCCAGAGAACAAAGCTCCTGTTGCTAGTGGTAACTGGGGCTGTGGAGCTTTTGGTGGTAACGTGGAGCTGAAGACGTTGATCCAATGGATGGCTTCTACCATGGCTGGCAGACCACTACACTATCACACATTCAGCAGCAAAGAATTGGCAGAACAGCAACAAGAAATTGTGAAGCTAATAAATGAAAAGAAAGTTACTTTGGGACAGCTGTACCAGTGTGTCATTAAGATGGATGGTAAGGAGAGCCCCTTCTCTGTAGTACGACAAACCTTTGACAATCAGAATTAA
- the LOC136260994 gene encoding geranylgeranyl transferase type-1 subunit beta-like, whose protein sequence is MADNSPDVENILLRNKHIKFFQRCINILPSSTRQFDTSRMTILFFAVCGLDVLDAMDTISAMKADIISWIYAQQVLPSNSQHHPGYCGFRGSGFNGASYKGDVGTIYNYSHIAMTYTALATLITLGDDLSRVDKPAVVKSLKVLQLDNGSFKSTAEESENDMRFVYCACCISHMLQDWSGIDTGKACQYIIQSQNYDYGIGQGPFLESHGGSTFCGIASLSLMGKLDLLSSSQLEGLKKWCIRRQQSGFQGRPHKPVDTCYSFWLGASLNLLKCGDMVEKTMNKQYVYSTQGAFTGGFAKQPDSFPDPLHSYLGLCGLSLGGDPSLQPICPTLNITQRAAEWLSSLHSK, encoded by the exons ATGGCCGACAATAGCCCAGATGTGGAGAACATTTTACTGAGAAATAAACACATCAAGTTTTTCCAAAGATGTATAAACATTCTTCCAAGCTCTACACGGCAGTTCGACACCAGCAG GATGACAATTTTGTTCTTTGCTGTGTGTGGTCTGGACGTGCTAGATGCTATGGATACGATATCAGCTATGAAAGCTGACATCATCTCTTGGATATATGCTCAGCAGGTGTTGCCAAGTAACAGCCAAC ATCATCCTGGCTATTGTGGCTTCAGAGGCAGTGGATTTAACGGTGCTTCTTACAAG GGAGACGTTGGTACCATCTACAACTATTCCCACATTGCCATGACGTACACAGCCTTGGCAACATTAATCACTCTTGGTGATGACCTATCCAGGGTGGACAAGCCTGCAGTAGTTAAGAGCCTGAAGGTGCTACAACTGGACAATGGGAG CTTCAAGTCAACAGCAGAAGAGAGTGAGAATGATATGAGATTTGTGTACTGCGCATGCTGCATCAGTCACATGTTGCAAGACTGGAGTGGGATAGACACTGGCAAGGCATGCCAATACATTATTCAGAGTCAG aattatgATTATGGAATTGGTCAGGGACCATTTTTGGAATCACATG GTGGCTCTACATTTTGTGGGATAGCTTCTCTCTCTCTGATGGGCAAGTTAGACCTTCTGTCATCATCCCAGTTGGAGGGGTTAAAGAAATGGTGTATACGTCGCCAGCAGAGTGGATTCCAGGGACGTCCACACAAGCCTGTTGATACATGTTACTCATTCTGGTTAGGCGCATCATTAAAT TTGCTAAAGTGTGGGGACATGGTGGAAAAGACAATGAACAAACAGTACGTGTACTCCACACAAGGAGCATTCACTGGAGGGTTTGCTAAACAACCAGATTCCTTTCCAG ATCCACTACATAGCTACCTTGGTCTGTGTGGCCTCTCCTTGGGTGGTGACCCATCCCTACAACCTATCTGTCCGACACTAAACATTACCCAACGTGCAGCTGAATGGCTGTCCTCTTTACATTCTAAATAG